The proteins below come from a single Aegilops tauschii subsp. strangulata cultivar AL8/78 chromosome 6, Aet v6.0, whole genome shotgun sequence genomic window:
- the LOC109748152 gene encoding BURP domain-containing protein 6-like, with protein sequence MYRCVVLFLIVVAAGTPAASFWQQALPGTPMPEAIADLVRKGIDDAPRVRRYPAFPSISLCGAWTGMCTASLAAPTGIFFYEAQLRPGSTMTMSFPAEAEPPILPHDLAEKVPFANLSAVLTTFNIPTGSAEASHVAKTLSLCQSLPHAGEVRVCTTSLESTVRSAMNMLIGRSTGGDHGMWTATSVLPAGGGLPRQLYEVQAVTKLHGDYFVGCHKMPFPYRVYQCHMTAGLTDKGYVVSLRGLVGGSPTAKLLAFCHFDTSKWSPAHPSFQVLGTHPGTPVCHFMPYANPVFGIGKKATKP encoded by the exons ATGTACCGTTGTGTTGTGCTCTTTCtgatcgtggtggccgccggcaCTCCGGCTGCGAGCTTTTGGCAGCAGGCCCTCCCGGGCACGCCGATGCCAGAGGCCATCGCAGACCTTGTGCGGAAAG GCATCGATGATGCGCCTCGAGTGAGGCGCTACCCTGCATTCCCCAGCATCAGTTTGTGCGGTGCTTGGACCGGCATGTGCACGGCGAGCTTGGCGGCACCGACGGGCATCTTCTTCTACGAGGCACAGCTGCGTCCGGGCAGCACCATGACTATGTCCTTCCCTGCAGAAGCTGAGCCACCCATCCTCCCACACGACCTCGCCGAGAAGGTCCCCTTCGCAAACCTAAGCGCCGTCCTCACCACCTTCAACATCCCAACAGGCTCCGCCGAGGCATCCCACGTGGCGAAAACACTGAGCCTGTGCCAGTCGCTGCCGCATGCCGGCGAGGTCAGGGTCTGCACCACGTCGCTGGAGAGCACCGTCCGGAGCGCCATGAACATGCTAATTGGCCGCTCCACCGGTGGTGACCACGGTATGTGGACGGCCACGTCGGTGCTCCCGGCAGGCGGCGGCCTGCCACGTCAGCTGTACGAGGTCCAGGCGGTCACCAAGCTCCATGGTGACTACTTCGTCGGCTGCCACAAGATGCCATTCCCCTACCGCGTCTACCAGTGTCACATGACGGCCGGGCTGACGGACAAGGGCTACGTGGTCTCGCTCCGGGGACTCGTCGGCGGGAGCCCGACAGCCAAGTTGTTAGCATTCTGCCACTTTGACACGTCCAAGTGGAGCCCGGCTCATCCATCGTTCCAGGTGCTAGGTACACACCCTGGAACGCCGGTGTGCCACTTCATGCCGTACGCCAATCCGGTGTTTGGCATTGGCAAGAAGGCGACCAAACCGTAG
- the LOC109748153 gene encoding receptor-like serine/threonine-protein kinase NCRK produces the protein MAMTMNEQIELLSRLNHCHVVPLPGYCSERQGRQLVFECMTNGNLGECLDDLNGKPMDWATRVGVALGAARGLEYLHEAAAPRILHRDIKSTNILLDDRFRARITELGMANCLMNDGVTSCSSSPARMLGTFGYFAPEYAVVGKASLKSDVFSFSVVVLELIIGRQPVYKKGGGGGVDESLVMWTTSRLRDSRLVVDLWRSCRTRC, from the coding sequence ATGGCCATGACCATGAATGAACAGATCGAGCTGCTGTCGAGGCTCAACCACTGCCACGTGGTGCCGCTGCCGGGGTACTGCTCGGAGCGACAGGGGCGGCAGCTAGTGTTCGAGTGCATGACCAACGGTAACCTGGGGGAGTGCCTGGACGACCTCAATGGGAAACCCATGGACTGGGCGACGCGCGTCGGCGTGGCGCTGGGCGCGGCGAGGGGCCTCGAGTATCTCCACGAAGCGGCGGCGCCGCGCATCCTGCACCGCGACATCAAGTCCACCAACATCCTCCTCGACGACAGGTTCAGGGCCAGGATCACGGAGCTGGGCATGGCCAATTGCCTGATGAACGACGGCGTGACGAGCTGCTCCAGCTCGCCGGCGCGGATGCTGGGCACCTTCGGGTACTTCGCCCCCGAGTACGCCGTCGTCGGCAAGGCGTCGCTCAAGTCGGACGTCTTCAGCTTCAGTGTGGTGGTGCTGGAGCTCATCATTGGCCGGCAGCCGGTGTACAagaagggcggcggcggcggcgtggacgaGAGCCTGGTGATGTGGACGACATCGCGGCTACGGGACAGCAGGCTGGTTGTGGACTTGTGGCGGAGCTGCCGGACCCGCTGCTGA
- the LOC109748151 gene encoding receptor-like protein EIX2 yields the protein MRRPTQAHLAGTAALFLLTAAISGTTVAVVTSEADALLAWKASLVDASALSNWTRGTPVCDWVGVSCNINGLIRELNLPGLGLSGELDTLDTAALPDLAALVLSRNNLGGPIPAGILRLRSLELLDLSGNRFNDSIPPQLGDMPSLASLYLYNNNLVGKISRQLCNLLSVRSLDMSNNRLAGELPNCCKIPAAVGSHNCSLKSLYLAGNGFIGTFPPVLEGCNSLDTLDMGNNKFFGVVPPWIGSQIPLLRILSLKSNNFTGEIPLELSRLSQLQLLDMANNSLTGSIPVTFGSLTSMKHPQNLSTTELPNEWKYYDRINIIWKGHEQKFGKEIQLLTGIDLSGNLLSRCIPEELTNLQGIQFLNLSRNHLSCSIPENIGSLTFLESLDLSSNELTGAIPPSISSLSWLTTLNVSNNLLSGKIPTGNQLQTLTDPSIYSNNSGLCGFPLNISCANTSLAPVERNGEEEDHWMYYCVIAGIVSGLWLWFGMLFTVKSWRCCFLSFVDGMHVKL from the exons ATGAGGAGACCAACCCAAGCGCATCTCGCCGGCACTGCCGCGCTCTTCCTACTGACGGCCGCCATCTCCGGGACGACGGTTGCCGTGGTGACCTCCGAGGCCGACGCCCTTCTAGCATGGAAGGCCAGTCTCGTCGACGCGTCCGCGCTATCTAACTGGACCCGGGGCACGCCGGTCTGTGATTGGGTAGGCGTGTCCTGCAACATCAATGGCCTGATCAGGGAGCTAAATCTCCCGGGACTCGGTCTCTCGGGCGAGCTCGACACGCTTGACACCGCGGCGCTTCCGGATCTTGCCGCTCTGGTCCTTTCGAGGAACAACCTCGGAGGCCCCATCCCCGCCGGCATATTGCGGCTGCGCTCCCTCGAACTACTCGACCTCAGCGGCAACAGGTTCAACGACTCCATCCCACCGCAACTTGGTGACATGCCCAGCCTCGCCTCCCTCTATCTCTACAACAACAACCTTGTTGGTAAGATCTCGCGCCAGCTCTGCAACCTTCTCTCCGTCCGGTCGCTGGACATGTCCAACAACCGACTCGCCGGGGAGCTCCCGAACTGCTG TAAAATTCCCGCAGCTGTGGGAAGCCACAACTGCTCTCTTAAGTCTCTTTACCTTGCCGGAAATGGCTTCATTGGTACCTTCCCGCCGGTTCTAGAGGGCTGCAACTCGTTGGACACCCTGGACATGGGGAATAACAAGTTCTTTGGTGTTGTCCCTCCATGGATCGGGAGTCAGATCCCATTGTTGAGAATCCTTAGCCTCAAATCAAACAATTTCACTGGAGAAATTCCTCTAGAGTTATCACGCCTTTCACAACTTCAGCTGCTCGACATGGCAAACAATAGCTTGACCGGCTCGATTCCGGTAACCTTCGGCAGCTTGACCTCCATGAAGCATCCACAAAATCTATCGACTACGGAACTGCCCAACGAGTGGAAATACTATGATAGAATCAACATAATCTGGAAGGGCCATGAGCAGAAATTTGGAAAAGAGATCCAGTTATTAACCGGTATTGATTTGTCGGGCAATTTGTTGTCTCGGTGCATTCCCGAAGAGCTAACCAACCTTCAGGGCATCCAATTTCTAAATCTGTCGAGAAACCATCTATCATGTAGCATTCCTGAAAATATTGGTAGTTTGACTTTTCTCGAGTCCCTTGATCTATCATCCAATGAACTTACAGGAGCCATTCCACCTAGCATCTCGAGCTTATCATGGCTCACCACGTTGAATGTGTCGAACAATCTTTTGTCGGGCAAGATACCCACCGGGAATCAGCTTCAGACCTTGACTGACCCATCAATTTACTCCAACAATTCTGGGCTCTGTGGATTTCCTCTAAACATTTCGTGTGCCAATACTTCGCTTGCACCGGTTGAGAgaaatggtgaagaggaggaccACTGGATGTACTACTGTGTGATTGCTGGGATTGTGTCTGGTCTTTGGTTGTGGTTTGGGATGCTCTTTACAGTTAAATCATGGAGATGTTGTTTTCTTTCCTTTGTTGATGGCATGCATGTAAAATTATGA